The following are encoded in a window of Pseudomonas sp. St316 genomic DNA:
- a CDS encoding AMP-binding protein — protein MRDYSSATSQFDYLHTVNAALHGSLEALNACVECCDRHALPGRIALFWEGRDGSEATWTYRDLQDNAARMANFLRAQGVGKGDKVAGLLPRTAELLIVVLATWRIGAVYQPLFTAFGPKAIEHRLGSSGARVVVTDAVNRPKLNEVAGCPTIVTVGGEKGQGIVRGDYSFWAEVANHSNQCEPLMLTGEDPFLLMFTSGTTGPAKALSVPLKAIVAFQSYIRDAVDLRPEDAFWNVADPGWAYGIYFGVTGPLAMGHPITFYDGPFTLESTCRVINKYGITNLTGSPTAYRLLIAGGEQFARSIKGKLRIVSSAGEPLNPEVIRWFADNLNVVIHDHYGQTELGMVLCNHHGLEHPVHLGAAGFASPGHRIVVLDENQRELGVGQPGILALDRRQSPMCWFAGYEGGPTKAFVGDYYLSGDTVELNPDGSISFVGRSDDVITTSGYRVGPFDVESALIEHPAVVEAAVIGKPDPERTELVKAFVVLNAQYRAAPELAEELRQHVRKRLAAHAYPREIEFVSDLPKTPSGKLQRFILRNQEIAKAQEAAAHNASA, from the coding sequence ATGCGCGATTATTCGTCCGCCACGTCGCAGTTCGATTACCTGCACACTGTCAACGCCGCACTGCACGGCTCGCTCGAGGCACTCAATGCCTGTGTCGAGTGTTGCGACCGGCATGCGTTGCCGGGGCGCATCGCCTTGTTCTGGGAGGGCCGTGACGGCAGCGAAGCCACCTGGACTTATCGCGACCTGCAGGACAATGCCGCGCGCATGGCCAATTTCCTGCGCGCACAAGGCGTCGGCAAGGGCGACAAAGTGGCCGGCCTGCTGCCGCGCACCGCTGAACTGCTGATCGTGGTACTTGCCACCTGGCGTATCGGGGCGGTGTATCAACCACTGTTCACCGCGTTCGGGCCCAAGGCCATCGAACACCGCCTCGGCAGCTCGGGGGCGCGCGTGGTCGTCACCGATGCGGTCAACCGTCCCAAGCTCAACGAAGTTGCCGGTTGCCCCACCATTGTCACGGTTGGCGGCGAAAAGGGTCAGGGCATCGTGCGTGGCGACTACAGTTTCTGGGCCGAGGTGGCGAACCATTCCAACCAATGCGAACCGCTGATGCTCACCGGCGAAGACCCGTTCCTGCTGATGTTCACCTCCGGCACCACGGGGCCTGCCAAGGCGCTGTCGGTACCGCTCAAGGCCATCGTTGCGTTCCAGAGCTACATCCGTGACGCGGTAGACCTGCGCCCTGAAGACGCCTTCTGGAACGTCGCCGACCCGGGCTGGGCCTACGGCATCTATTTTGGTGTGACCGGGCCGCTGGCGATGGGGCATCCGATTACCTTCTACGATGGCCCGTTCACGCTGGAAAGCACCTGCCGGGTCATCAACAAATACGGCATCACCAACCTGACCGGCTCGCCCACGGCCTATCGCCTGTTGATTGCCGGTGGCGAGCAGTTCGCCCGGTCGATCAAGGGCAAGCTGCGCATCGTCAGCAGCGCCGGTGAGCCGTTGAACCCGGAGGTGATCCGTTGGTTCGCCGATAACCTGAACGTGGTGATCCACGATCATTACGGCCAGACCGAACTGGGCATGGTGCTGTGCAACCACCATGGGCTGGAACACCCGGTGCACCTGGGTGCGGCCGGTTTTGCTTCGCCGGGCCATCGGATCGTGGTGTTGGATGAAAACCAGCGCGAGCTGGGCGTAGGCCAGCCGGGCATTCTCGCGCTCGATCGCCGCCAGTCGCCGATGTGCTGGTTCGCCGGTTACGAGGGCGGGCCGACCAAGGCCTTCGTCGGTGACTACTACTTGAGTGGCGACACCGTGGAGCTTAACCCGGACGGCAGCATCAGCTTCGTGGGCCGCAGCGACGACGTGATTACCACCTCCGGCTACCGGGTCGGCCCGTTCGACGTGGAAAGCGCGCTGATCGAACACCCGGCCGTGGTGGAAGCGGCAGTCATCGGCAAGCCCGATCCGGAACGCACCGAGTTGGTGAAGGCTTTCGTGGTGCTCAACGCCCAATACCGCGCCGCGCCAGAATTGGCCGAGGAGTTGCGCCAGCACGTGCGCAAACGCCTGGCCGCCCATGCCTATCCTCGTGAAATCGAATTTGTCAGCGACTTGCCCAAGACCCCAAGCGGCAAGTTGCAGCGCTTTATCTTGCGCAATCAGGAAATCGCCAAGGCTCAAGAGGCCGCGGCGCATAACGCTTCAGCTTGA
- a CDS encoding SDR family NAD(P)-dependent oxidoreductase: MQIDNKIFLVSGGASGLGAATGEMLVKAGAKVMLVDLNAEAVAAQAQKLGCQSVVADISNEAAAEAAVKATVDAFGGLNGLVNCAGIVRGEKILGKNGPHALASFSQVINVNLIGSFNLLRLAAAAIAETEANADGERGVIINTASVAAFDGQIGQAAYAASKGAIASLTLPAARELARFGIRVMTIAPGIFETPMMAGMTQEVRDSLAAGVPFPPRLGKPAEYAALVRHIIENSMLNGEVIRLDGALRMAAK; this comes from the coding sequence ATGCAGATCGACAACAAGATTTTCCTCGTCAGCGGCGGTGCTTCCGGCCTCGGCGCGGCCACCGGCGAGATGCTGGTCAAGGCCGGCGCCAAAGTGATGCTGGTGGACCTCAATGCCGAAGCCGTGGCTGCCCAGGCGCAGAAACTGGGCTGCCAGAGCGTGGTGGCGGATATCAGCAACGAGGCGGCGGCTGAAGCGGCGGTCAAGGCCACGGTGGATGCGTTCGGCGGCCTGAATGGCCTGGTGAACTGCGCCGGCATCGTGCGCGGCGAGAAGATCCTCGGCAAGAACGGTCCCCATGCCCTGGCAAGCTTCAGCCAGGTGATCAACGTCAACCTGATCGGCAGCTTCAACCTGCTGCGCCTGGCGGCTGCGGCCATTGCCGAAACCGAGGCCAACGCCGATGGCGAGCGCGGGGTGATCATCAATACGGCGTCGGTGGCGGCCTTTGATGGACAGATCGGCCAGGCGGCTTACGCCGCATCCAAAGGCGCCATCGCCAGCCTGACATTACCGGCCGCCCGTGAACTGGCACGCTTCGGCATCCGCGTGATGACCATTGCCCCAGGCATTTTCGAAACCCCGATGATGGCCGGCATGACCCAGGAAGTGCGCGATTCCCTGGCGGCCGGCGTGCCGTTTCCGCCGCGCCTGGGCAAACCCGCCGAGTATGCGGCGCTGGTCCGGCATATCATTGAAAACAGCATGCTCAACGGTGAGGTGATCCGTCTCGACGGTGCCTTGCGCATGGCAGCCAAATAA
- a CDS encoding acetyl-CoA C-acyltransferase, whose product MMSNDPIVIVSAVRTPMGGFQGELKSLSAPQLGAAAIKAAVERAGIAPDAVEEVLFGCVLAAGLGQAPARQAALGAGLDKSTRCTTLNKMCGSGMEAAILAHDMLIAGSAEVVVAGGMESMSNAPYLLDRARSGYRMGHGRVLDHMFLDGLEDAYDKGRLMGTFAEDCAEANGLSREAQDAFAIASTTRAQQAIKDGSFDAEIVPLQVMVGKEQVTVRHDEQPPKARIDKIASLKPAFREGGTVTAANASSISDGAAALVLMRQSQAAQRGLKPLAVIHGHAAFADTPSLFPTAPIGAVKKLMQKTGWSLDQVDLFEVNEAFAVVGLVTMSKLEIAHDKVNVHGGACALGHPIGASGARILVTLLSALRQKGLKRGVAAICIGGGEATAMAVECLY is encoded by the coding sequence ATGATGTCCAACGATCCTATTGTCATCGTCAGCGCCGTCCGTACGCCCATGGGCGGTTTCCAGGGCGAACTGAAAAGCCTCAGCGCCCCGCAGCTGGGTGCCGCTGCCATCAAGGCCGCCGTGGAGCGTGCCGGCATCGCACCCGACGCGGTTGAAGAAGTGCTGTTCGGTTGCGTGCTTGCCGCAGGCCTGGGCCAGGCACCGGCGCGTCAGGCCGCGCTGGGCGCCGGGCTCGACAAGTCGACCCGCTGCACCACGCTCAACAAGATGTGCGGTTCGGGCATGGAAGCGGCGATCCTGGCCCATGACATGCTCATCGCCGGCAGCGCCGAAGTGGTGGTGGCCGGCGGCATGGAGAGCATGTCCAACGCGCCGTACCTACTCGATCGGGCCCGCAGCGGTTACCGGATGGGCCATGGCCGGGTGCTTGACCACATGTTCCTCGACGGCCTGGAAGACGCCTACGACAAAGGTCGGCTGATGGGCACCTTCGCCGAAGATTGCGCCGAAGCCAATGGCTTGAGTCGCGAGGCTCAGGACGCCTTCGCCATCGCCTCAACCACCCGCGCCCAGCAGGCGATCAAGGACGGCAGTTTCGATGCCGAGATCGTGCCGTTGCAGGTCATGGTCGGCAAGGAGCAAGTGACCGTGCGCCACGACGAGCAGCCACCCAAGGCCCGGATCGACAAGATCGCCTCGCTCAAACCGGCGTTCCGTGAGGGCGGTACGGTGACGGCAGCCAATGCCAGTTCCATTTCCGATGGCGCTGCGGCACTGGTGCTGATGCGCCAGAGCCAGGCGGCCCAGCGGGGCCTTAAGCCCCTGGCGGTGATCCACGGTCACGCGGCGTTTGCCGATACTCCGAGCCTGTTTCCCACCGCACCGATCGGTGCCGTGAAGAAGCTGATGCAAAAGACCGGTTGGTCGCTGGATCAAGTCGACCTGTTCGAAGTCAACGAAGCCTTTGCCGTGGTGGGCCTGGTGACCATGAGCAAGTTGGAAATTGCCCATGACAAGGTCAACGTCCACGGTGGCGCCTGTGCGCTGGGCCACCCGATTGGCGCATCTGGCGCGCGGATTCTGGTAACCCTGTTGTCAGCCCTGCGTCAGAAAGGCTTGAAGCGCGGCGTTGCGGCGATTTGCATCGGCGGCGGCGAAGCCACGGCCATGGCCGTCGAATGCCTGTATTAA
- a CDS encoding acyl-CoA dehydrogenase gives MLPTEEQTQIRDMARQFAQERLKPFAAEWDREHRFPREAIAEMAELGFFGMLVPEQWGGCDTGYLAYAMTLEEIAAGDGACSTIMSVHNSVGCVPILKFGNDEQKAKFLTPLASGAMLGAFALTEPQAGSDASSLKTRARLEGDHYVLNGCKQFITSGQNAGVVIVFAVTDPSAGKRGISAFIVPTDSPGYSVARVEDKLGQHASDTCQILFEEVKVPLANRLGEEGEGYKIALANLEGGRVGIAAQAVGMARAAFEAARDYARERSSFGKPIIEHQAVAFRLAEMATQIAVARQMVHYAAALRDSGQPALVEASMAKLFASEMAEKVCSMALQTLGGYGYLNDFPLERIYRDVRVCQIYEGTSDIQRMVISRNL, from the coding sequence ATGCTCCCGACTGAAGAACAGACCCAAATCCGCGACATGGCCCGGCAGTTCGCCCAGGAACGCCTGAAACCGTTCGCCGCCGAATGGGACCGTGAGCACCGTTTTCCCCGGGAAGCTATCGCTGAAATGGCCGAACTGGGCTTTTTCGGCATGCTGGTGCCGGAGCAATGGGGCGGTTGTGACACCGGTTACCTGGCCTATGCCATGACCCTGGAGGAAATCGCCGCCGGCGACGGCGCGTGCTCGACCATCATGAGCGTGCACAACTCGGTGGGCTGCGTGCCGATCCTCAAGTTCGGCAACGATGAGCAGAAGGCGAAATTCCTCACGCCCCTGGCCAGTGGCGCGATGCTTGGTGCCTTCGCCCTGACCGAGCCCCAGGCCGGTTCGGACGCCAGCAGCCTCAAGACGCGGGCGCGGCTGGAGGGTGATCATTACGTGCTCAACGGTTGCAAGCAGTTCATCACCTCCGGGCAGAACGCCGGGGTGGTGATTGTGTTCGCGGTGACCGATCCGAGCGCCGGCAAGCGTGGCATCAGTGCGTTCATCGTGCCGACCGATTCGCCGGGCTACAGCGTGGCCCGGGTCGAAGACAAACTCGGCCAGCACGCTTCCGACACCTGCCAGATCCTCTTCGAGGAGGTGAAGGTGCCGCTGGCTAATCGCCTGGGTGAGGAGGGCGAGGGCTACAAGATCGCCCTGGCGAACCTGGAAGGCGGACGGGTGGGCATCGCAGCGCAGGCGGTGGGCATGGCTCGTGCGGCATTCGAGGCGGCCCGGGACTATGCGCGTGAGCGCTCCAGTTTCGGCAAGCCGATCATCGAGCACCAGGCCGTGGCGTTCCGCCTGGCCGAAATGGCGACCCAGATCGCCGTTGCCCGGCAAATGGTGCACTACGCCGCCGCCCTGCGAGACAGCGGCCAGCCGGCGTTGGTGGAGGCCTCCATGGCCAAGCTGTTCGCCTCGGAAATGGCTGAAAAAGTCTGCTCCATGGCGTTGCAAACCCTGGGCGGCTACGGTTACCTCAACGACTTCCCGCTGGAGCGCATTTACCGCGACGTGCGAGTCTGCCAGATCTACGAAGGCACCAGCGACATTCAGCGCATGGTCATTTCGCGCAATCTTTGA
- a CDS encoding enoyl-CoA hydratase → MSYETILLEIKDRVGLITLNRPQALNALNAQIVSELNQALDSLEADPKIGCIVLTGSKKAFAAGADIKEMAELTYPQIYLDDLFSDSDRVANRRKPIVAAVNGFALGGGCELALMCDFILAGDNAKFGQPEVNLGVLPGMGGTQRLTRAVGKAKAMEMCLTGRFIDAVEAERCGIVARIVPADELLDEALKTAALIASKSLPISMMVKESVNRAFEVSLSEGVRFERRVFHAAFATHDQKEGMAAFVAKRAPEFQDK, encoded by the coding sequence ATGAGCTACGAAACGATTTTATTGGAGATCAAGGACCGCGTCGGCCTGATCACCCTCAACCGTCCCCAGGCATTGAACGCCCTGAATGCGCAGATCGTCAGCGAACTGAACCAGGCGTTGGACAGCCTGGAGGCTGATCCGAAGATTGGCTGCATCGTGCTGACCGGCTCGAAAAAAGCCTTTGCCGCCGGTGCTGACATCAAGGAAATGGCCGAGCTGACCTACCCGCAGATCTACCTGGACGACCTGTTCAGCGACAGCGACCGCGTGGCCAACCGCCGCAAGCCAATCGTCGCGGCGGTGAACGGTTTTGCCTTGGGCGGTGGCTGCGAGCTGGCGTTGATGTGTGACTTCATCCTGGCCGGCGACAACGCCAAGTTCGGCCAACCGGAGGTCAACCTCGGCGTGCTGCCGGGCATGGGCGGCACCCAGCGCCTGACCCGCGCGGTGGGCAAGGCCAAGGCCATGGAAATGTGCCTGACCGGGCGCTTCATCGATGCGGTGGAAGCCGAGCGCTGCGGCATCGTCGCGCGGATCGTACCGGCTGATGAACTGTTGGACGAGGCACTGAAGACTGCAGCGTTGATCGCCTCCAAGTCGCTGCCTATCAGCATGATGGTCAAGGAAAGCGTCAACCGCGCCTTTGAGGTCAGCCTGTCCGAAGGCGTGCGCTTCGAGCGCCGGGTATTCCACGCCGCGTTTGCCACGCACGATCAGAAGGAAGGCATGGCGGCATTCGTGGCCAAGCGTGCGCCGGAGTTCCAGGACAAGTAA
- a CDS encoding acyl-CoA dehydrogenase family protein has product MHDLELTEEQVMIRDMARDFARGEIAPHAQAWEKAGWIDDGLVAKMGELGLLGMVVPEEWGGTYVDYVAYALAVEEISAGDGATGALMSIHNSVGCGPVLNFGTDEQKQTWLADLASGQAIGCFCLTEPQAGSEAHNLRTRAELRDGQWVINGAKQFVSNGKRAKLAIVFAVTDPELGKKGISAFLVPTDTPGFIVDRTEHKMGIRASDTCAVTLNNCTIAEANLLGARGKGLAIALSNLEGGRIGIAAQALGIARAAFEAALAYARDRVQFDKPIIEHQSIANLLADMHTRINATRLLILHAARLRSAGKPCLSEASQAKLFASEMAEKVCSSAIQIHGGYGYLEDYPVERYYRDARITQIYEGSSEIQRMVIARELKNYLV; this is encoded by the coding sequence ATGCATGACCTCGAACTGACCGAAGAACAAGTGATGATCCGCGACATGGCCCGGGACTTCGCCCGTGGTGAAATCGCCCCCCACGCCCAGGCGTGGGAAAAGGCCGGCTGGATTGACGATGGCCTGGTGGCGAAGATGGGGGAGCTGGGCCTGTTGGGGATGGTGGTGCCAGAAGAATGGGGCGGTACCTACGTCGATTACGTCGCCTATGCCCTGGCCGTGGAGGAAATCTCCGCAGGCGACGGTGCTACCGGCGCACTGATGAGCATTCACAATTCGGTGGGTTGCGGGCCGGTACTGAATTTCGGCACCGACGAACAAAAGCAGACGTGGCTGGCCGACCTCGCCAGTGGCCAGGCCATTGGCTGCTTCTGCCTGACCGAGCCGCAGGCCGGCTCCGAAGCCCACAACCTGCGCACACGGGCCGAATTACGCGATGGCCAGTGGGTCATCAACGGTGCCAAGCAGTTCGTCAGCAATGGCAAGCGAGCAAAACTGGCGATCGTGTTTGCCGTGACGGACCCGGAGCTGGGCAAGAAAGGCATTTCGGCGTTCCTGGTGCCCACCGATACGCCGGGGTTCATCGTTGACCGCACCGAACACAAAATGGGCATCCGCGCCTCGGACACCTGCGCGGTCACCTTGAACAACTGCACCATTGCCGAGGCCAATCTGTTGGGGGCTCGCGGTAAAGGCCTGGCCATCGCCCTGTCCAACCTGGAAGGCGGCCGCATCGGCATTGCTGCGCAAGCCTTGGGTATCGCCCGTGCTGCCTTTGAGGCGGCACTGGCTTACGCGCGCGATCGGGTTCAGTTCGACAAACCGATCATCGAGCACCAGAGCATCGCCAACCTGCTGGCCGACATGCACACCCGCATCAACGCCACCCGCCTGCTTATCCTCCACGCCGCCCGCCTGCGCAGCGCTGGCAAGCCGTGCCTGTCAGAGGCCTCCCAGGCCAAGCTGTTTGCCTCGGAAATGGCCGAGAAAGTCTGCTCCTCGGCCATACAGATTCATGGTGGGTACGGGTATCTCGAGGATTATCCGGTAGAGCGCTACTACCGCGATGCGCGGATTACCCAGATCTACGAAGGGTCGAGCGAGATACAACGCATGGTCATCGCCCGCGAGTTGAAAAACTACCTGGTGTGA